A window of Nocardia arthritidis genomic DNA:
AACGGCACCGAGGTAGCGACCCAGCGGCTGCGCCTGCGCAGTACCCAACCGCCGACCACCACCGCGACCGCTGTCGGCGTCGTCGTTCTCGCGCTATTCGCCCTGGCCTACATCGAATCGAATATGCGTGTATTACGCAGGGGCAGAGGCGGATTCGCCAACAGCGTCGGCCTGATGCTCAGTGCCGCCCTGCTCGCGGTGGCCTTGGTCGGTGCCGCCTGGATCCTGCTCGATCAACCGGCCACCGTGGCGACCGTCGCCGTGAGCGCCGCACTCGCGGCGGCCGCCGGACTGGCAACATCCTTCGGTGCCCGCCGAATCGGCAAACGCTATCGCTATCTACGCCGCATCCGATTACGAGTCCGCCGTCCAGCCAGCTGACTTACGGCGGTCGTCGACATATGCGCCATGAAGAATTGGGTTTCGAATTTCCCTCCCACTTAAACATATACCGGGTGGGCGGGGTTGCCGCAAGGGCGGGGTGACGGGCCATAATCGCTGGTCCGGGCGGTGACGGGCGTCCAGGAAGTGCGATTTCCGGACGCGCGGGTCCGTGGTTCCGCTGATTCGATGTCGAGGATTCGGGGAGATATTTATGGCTGAGGAAGTTGTGTCGAATGTGGGTCCGGCGGGGATCACCATGGCGTATGAGCGGCTCGGGGATCCGGCGGGGCCGCCGGTGCTACTGATCATGGGTGGCGGTGCGCAGCTGATCCACTGGCCGGATGGGTTCTGTGCGGAGCTGGTCGACTGTGGTCTGCAGGTGATCCGATTCGACAACCGGGATGCGGGACGGTCGACGCATTTCGCCGACGGTCCGCAGCCCGATTTCCAGGCGGCGCTGGCGGGTGATTTCACGACGGTGCGCTACACCCTGTCGGATATGGCAGCCGATGCGATCGGTCTGCTGGATGCGCTCGGCTACGAGAGCGCGCATATCGTCGGCGCATCGCAGGGCGGGATGATCGCGCAGTCGATCGCGATCGAATATCCGCACCGTGTGCGGTCGCTTACGTCGATGATGTCCACCACCGGCAATCCGGAGGTGGGGCGGACCGATATGCACGCGTTCGGTTCCCAAGGGCCCGCGCCGGAAGGTCGCGCGGAATTCATCGAATGGCAGGTTCGGCTGCGGCGCACCCTCGGTTCGCCGGGATTCGCCTTCGATGCGGCGGCGGTCGCCGACCGGGCCGGGCGCGCCTACGACCGCGACAACGACCGGGGCGCGCTGATACGGCAGGCGGCGGCGGTGCTCGCCTCCGGCGATCGCACGGCCCGGCTGCGCGAATTGCGAGTGCCGACACTGGTGATCCACGGGACCGCCGATCTCGTCATCGATATCAGCGGGGGAGAGGCGACCGCGGCGGCGGTGCCCGACGCGGAGCTGATCACCTTCGAGGGGATGGGCCACAGCCTGCCGCGCGAGCTGTGGCCGGTGTTCGCCGATCACATCGCCGGGCTCGTCGAGCGCGCCGATGCGCGAAACCTCCTGAGCAACAGGCGGTTCAGACGCGGGGCGGCTCGTCGGTCCGGAATGTCAGCACTCGGCTGCTGATCTTGATCCGCCAGCCGGGCGGCAATTCGACCGGCTCGGCGCCGATGCGGGTCCACTGATCGGTGCCGGGCGCGGCGACGAACGTGCCTGAGCGGGTCGAGGCGTCGCGCACGAAAACCTTGCCGCGATCCAGCGATACGTATGCGTGCACGCGGGATACGTGCCGGTCGCGGGGCAGCACGATGGGTGAGGCGGATGCCTTCTTCACCAGATCATCGGACTGCGGGCTGCGGCCGATCACATACGGACGATCCAGCGGATGCGCGGTGCCGTCGGGCATTACCAGCGCGCCCGGTCCGGTGTCTGGCGAGCCGATGCCCGCGGCGGGCCGCATGATCCGGGTCTGCCCCTCATCCGGCGGAAAGAGGTTCGCCGGCTCCAGCGGGGCGGGCGCGACCGTGCGCGGCGGCGGATACGGCCGCGGCCAGGTAGGCGGACGCGATTGCGCGCCAGGCGAATTCGGCGGAGGTAGCACGCGGCCGGGTCCGACCGGCCGCGGCCGGGCGATCATGGTCGGCTCGGCCGCCGCCGGATCCGGCCACTGCCCCGCCGGACCGAATTGGTTCGCGGCCCCCGGTCTTCGGCTCCACGCCCAAGGTTGATTCGGCGCTGGACTCGGCAGGTCCGCCTTCATGGTCACGGCCGCCGGATCCGCTTCCCCCGTACCGGATTCGTCGGCGGCATTCCACGGCGCGGTCGCTGGTTGGTCCGCGGTATCGATACGTTCCACCCCGCGCGACTGTCCGCCCGATTCTGCGGCTTCGGTGTCGGTCGTCGGCCGCCCCGGCGCGTCGCCCGCACCCGGCCCGCGCGTCTGTCTGCTCGATTGCGCAGCTTCGACGTCGGTCGTCGCCCGTCCTGGTGCACCGAAAACGCCTGGCCCGCGTGACTGTCTGCCCGGTTCCATGGTCTCGGCGTCGGTCGGCTGGCTGGGCGCGGTGAAAGTTCCTGCACCGTACGGAGTTTCGCTCCACGCCAGAGCTTGTCCGGTGGTACCTCGCGCGTTGTCATCCGAATCGTCGGAGGATGCGTCCCATGGCGCGGTCGCTGGTTGGTCTGCTGTATCGATCCGATCCGCCCCGCGCGACTGCTCACCTGGTTCCGCGACTTTGGCGTCGGTCGGCTGCTGGAATGCGTTGAAAGTGCCTGCACCATAGGGAGTTTGGCTCCGCTGGAGGGATTGGCCAGTGGAGGGTGCGCTGTCGTCCGAATCATCTGCGGTGGCATCCCATGGCGCGGTCGCTGGCTGATCCGCCGTATCCAACCGCTCGGCAGCGCGATCACGCGCTCCGGCAACGCTTATCCCGGGCACGTCGGGGCTGCCGACCGTTTCGGAGCGCACGGTCACATCGGATGCACCGGCCCGCTCGCGCCCGCCACTGTGAAGTTCGCCCAGCACCCCGGCTCCGGTATCGAATCCGGCCGCGCCGCGGATGACGCCGTCGTCGGGTCGCTCACCTGCGACTGATTTCTCGATCTCTCCGGATTCTGTTGCGGCACTTGGCTCTTCGGAGGTCTGCGGTGCCTCGGTTTGTTCCGGTGCGTCGAGGCCGCCGGAGCTGCCGCTATCACGCCGGTCGCCGCTGGCGGATCGTCCGGTCGTGCCGAACCCTCCTGTGGTGCCGGGGGTCTCGGCACTCGGTGGTCTGTTGTCCGGTGTCACCGGTGCGCCGAACTTGCCGATCTCGGTTCCGGGGCGGTCGTTCGCGGCGGGCTGGCCGGGGTCATCGAATCGCGTTGCGGCGCTTGGTGTTTGGATGCCACTGGGACTGCTCTGTGCCTGCTCTGCGCTGCGTCCGATGACATCGCGGCCTACTCCGCGCGGCGTATCGGCCGGTCCCTGCGGCGCGCCGAATACGCCGGGGATCCGGCTGGCCCTGCTGGCGGGCCGATCGGTTGCGCTGGATCCGAAAGTGCTCGGGGTGCTGGGCGTTCGGGAGATTCGCTGACCGGGATCCGGCAGCGCCTCGAAGCCGGAACCCGCGGTCGACTCGGCTGCCGCGAAACCGGATGCGGCGGTGGTGGGGAGTTCGGGTGCGACGGTTTCGGCGGGCCGGTTTTTTCCGTTGCGCCGCGCCGTCGCGACGACGAATCCGCTGCCGGGTACCACGCCCGCTTGCAGGTCGGTGCGGGGGAGGGCGCGTACGGGGGCGCCGCTGTCCGCGCCGACGGTGATGCGCCGCACGGGCTCACGCACGATTTCGTCGACCCAGGTGAAGGCCCGCGCGCCGTCGAGGCGCCGAATCCCTTCCGCGCCTTCGACGACCGCGCTCACCGGGCCGCGCAGCAGCACCAGGGTGCCGTCGGCGGTCGGTGCGACGACGCCGAACGGTGGCGGCTCCGAACCGCTGCCGAAGACGACGGCGGCCAGCCGCTGCGCGATCGCCGCTCCCGCATGCCGCTCCTGCGCGACCGCCTCGACGGCGCCGAGTATGCGGTCGGTGGACGCGGTCTCCTTCGCGAGGTACACCACCACCTCGCCGAAGCGTGCGACGAGTCCGTCACCCGCCGCGATTCCCACGGACAATTTCCTGCGCATCATGCGCCTCCTTCCCGGCGCATCGAAACCGGCGTCCAAGCCAGGATAGTGGCTCGCGCGGACTGCCTCGGCGCGGCGAAGTCACCACCGATTCCAGTGCAACACCTGCGCACGCGGTATCCGGCGGGCCGGCCGGAAGTCGGTGCCGATGGTGTAGGCCAGCGGAATCAGCGCCGCCAGCATCACATCGCGGTGCGGAATGCCGAGGGTGTGCGCGAGTTCGCCCTCCAGCGGTCCCTGTGCCGAGGTCCACACCGTGCCGAGGCCGCGGGCTCGCGCGGCCAGCATGAAACTCCAGACCGCGGGCAGAATCGAACCCCAGGTACCCGCCTGGACCTGAACGGACGCGTGATCGGTGCGGCCCTCGATGGCGGGAATCACATATGCGGGCACCCGGTGCGCGTTGTCCAACAGGTAGCGCAGGCCGTCGAAAACCTTTGCGGTGGAATCGGGATACATGTTCATCCGGCGAATATCGTTGGCGCGCAACGGCTGCCCCTCGGCCACGGCGATGGCGCGCCGGAAGATATCGGCCACCCGCCTACGCTGCGCATCCTCGGTGACCACCAGGAAATGCCAGCGCTGGCGGTTGCGCCCGGTGGGCGCCTGGGTGGCGAGGTCGACGCATTCCTCGATCAGCGTGCGCGGCACCGGCCGATCGAAATCCAGGCGTTTGCGCACCGCGCGGGTGGTCGACAGCAGTTCATCTGGGGTGAGCTCGAGGGTCATCGCCTGCTCCGGTGGGTCGGGTTCGAATGCCCTAAAAGTATGTTCAGAGATAATCTGCTGTCAAATGATTTGCACGCAGACGAGTGGTAGGCTGAGCGCATGATCAAAGGGGCCCCTGCCGTTCGCCCGGCCTACTTCCCGCGGCTGGCGACCGAACGCGTCGATATCGCGCTGTGCCGCGCCTCGACGCTGGTCGCGCGCGCCGCCGAAACCCACGCGGGCGCACACGGACTCGGCGTCGGCCAGCATCTGGTGCTGAAGATGCTGGAAAGTCAGGGACCCTGCTCCCAGCAGGCGCTCAGCGAGGAACTGCGTATCGACCGCAGCGTGATGGTCGGCGTCTGCGACGACCTGGAGAGCGCGGAATACGTTCGCCGCGAACGCAATCCGCACGACCGCCGGTCCTACGCGGTCACCATCACCGACGCGGGCCGGGCCCGTCTCGCCGAGGCGGAAGCCACCGTCGCGGACTTCCTGGACGACACCTTCGCACCGCTCACCGCCGCCGAACGAGCGC
This region includes:
- a CDS encoding alpha/beta fold hydrolase, which gives rise to MAEEVVSNVGPAGITMAYERLGDPAGPPVLLIMGGGAQLIHWPDGFCAELVDCGLQVIRFDNRDAGRSTHFADGPQPDFQAALAGDFTTVRYTLSDMAADAIGLLDALGYESAHIVGASQGGMIAQSIAIEYPHRVRSLTSMMSTTGNPEVGRTDMHAFGSQGPAPEGRAEFIEWQVRLRRTLGSPGFAFDAAAVADRAGRAYDRDNDRGALIRQAAAVLASGDRTARLRELRVPTLVIHGTADLVIDISGGEATAAAVPDAELITFEGMGHSLPRELWPVFADHIAGLVERADARNLLSNRRFRRGAARRSGMSALGC
- a CDS encoding FHA domain-containing protein — translated: MMRRKLSVGIAAGDGLVARFGEVVVYLAKETASTDRILGAVEAVAQERHAGAAIAQRLAAVVFGSGSEPPPFGVVAPTADGTLVLLRGPVSAVVEGAEGIRRLDGARAFTWVDEIVREPVRRITVGADSGAPVRALPRTDLQAGVVPGSGFVVATARRNGKNRPAETVAPELPTTAASGFAAAESTAGSGFEALPDPGQRISRTPSTPSTFGSSATDRPASRASRIPGVFGAPQGPADTPRGVGRDVIGRSAEQAQSSPSGIQTPSAATRFDDPGQPAANDRPGTEIGKFGAPVTPDNRPPSAETPGTTGGFGTTGRSASGDRRDSGSSGGLDAPEQTEAPQTSEEPSAATESGEIEKSVAGERPDDGVIRGAAGFDTGAGVLGELHSGGRERAGASDVTVRSETVGSPDVPGISVAGARDRAAERLDTADQPATAPWDATADDSDDSAPSTGQSLQRSQTPYGAGTFNAFQQPTDAKVAEPGEQSRGADRIDTADQPATAPWDASSDDSDDNARGTTGQALAWSETPYGAGTFTAPSQPTDAETMEPGRQSRGPGVFGAPGRATTDVEAAQSSRQTRGPGAGDAPGRPTTDTEAAESGGQSRGVERIDTADQPATAPWNAADESGTGEADPAAVTMKADLPSPAPNQPWAWSRRPGAANQFGPAGQWPDPAAAEPTMIARPRPVGPGRVLPPPNSPGAQSRPPTWPRPYPPPRTVAPAPLEPANLFPPDEGQTRIMRPAAGIGSPDTGPGALVMPDGTAHPLDRPYVIGRSPQSDDLVKKASASPIVLPRDRHVSRVHAYVSLDRGKVFVRDASTRSGTFVAAPGTDQWTRIGAEPVELPPGWRIKISSRVLTFRTDEPPRV
- a CDS encoding nitroreductase family protein, which codes for MTLELTPDELLSTTRAVRKRLDFDRPVPRTLIEECVDLATQAPTGRNRQRWHFLVVTEDAQRRRVADIFRRAIAVAEGQPLRANDIRRMNMYPDSTAKVFDGLRYLLDNAHRVPAYVIPAIEGRTDHASVQVQAGTWGSILPAVWSFMLAARARGLGTVWTSAQGPLEGELAHTLGIPHRDVMLAALIPLAYTIGTDFRPARRIPRAQVLHWNRW
- a CDS encoding MarR family winged helix-turn-helix transcriptional regulator, whose translation is MIKGAPAVRPAYFPRLATERVDIALCRASTLVARAAETHAGAHGLGVGQHLVLKMLESQGPCSQQALSEELRIDRSVMVGVCDDLESAEYVRRERNPHDRRSYAVTITDAGRARLAEAEATVADFLDDTFAPLTAAERAQLAGLLGKLLHVAD